The following are from one region of the Vibrio hyugaensis genome:
- the prc gene encoding carboxy terminal-processing peptidase, with the protein MNCRSKVTLIAASFWLAASAQALEAKLNKDDLPVLAPEVQHETASKRVTSRFTRSHYKHFNLNDDFSKAIFERYVEMLDYNRNIFTQADIDSFKDWSISLDDQLKAGNNKIAFDVYNLSMQKRFERFAYALTLLDKEIKFNTEDFIELDRSEAAWPKDEAELNELWRKRVKYDALNLKLTGKDWPEIKEVLEKRYNNAMKRITQTRNEDAFQLYMNAFAREVDPHTSYLSPRNAEQFQSEMNLSLEGIGAVLQMTDDYTVIRSLVAGGPASKSKQLGEGDRIIGVGQDGEDVVDVIGWRLDDVVQLIKGPKGTKVNLEILPDGKEAKSYVVTIVRDKVRLEDRAVKSEVIEKDGKKIGVLEVPSFYVGLSKDTDKLISELKTKNVDGIIVDLRNNGGGALTEATALTGLFIKEGPVVQVRDSYGRIKVNADTDGQVSYDGPLTVLINRYSASASEIFAAALQDYNRAVILGENSFGKGTVQQHRSLNHIYDLFDKELGYVQYTIQKFYRIDGGSTQNRGVAPDIAYPTPVEPSETGESVEDNALPWDSIDKAKYQTFASNDTLVTKLTELHNKRIADEMEFRFINEDIDKYRKEKDDNLLSLNEKVREEESDEAEALRLKRINERQVAMGKKPFKTLDDVPKDYEAPDVYLDESVAVMVDMLKG; encoded by the coding sequence ATGAATTGCCGTTCAAAAGTGACACTGATTGCTGCTAGCTTCTGGCTAGCAGCATCAGCTCAGGCTCTCGAAGCCAAACTAAACAAAGATGACTTGCCGGTTCTTGCTCCTGAAGTTCAGCATGAAACAGCCAGCAAACGAGTAACTTCTCGATTTACCCGCTCTCATTATAAGCACTTCAATCTGAATGATGATTTCTCTAAAGCGATCTTTGAACGCTACGTAGAAATGCTTGATTACAATAGAAATATTTTTACTCAAGCAGACATCGATTCTTTTAAAGATTGGTCGATCAGTCTTGATGATCAGTTAAAAGCTGGTAACAACAAGATCGCATTTGATGTTTATAACCTATCGATGCAAAAACGTTTCGAACGTTTTGCCTATGCGTTGACTCTGCTTGATAAAGAAATCAAATTCAATACCGAAGACTTTATTGAACTGGATCGTTCTGAAGCCGCTTGGCCAAAAGACGAAGCTGAGTTAAATGAACTTTGGCGTAAGCGCGTTAAGTATGACGCTCTAAACCTAAAACTGACCGGTAAAGACTGGCCAGAAATTAAAGAGGTTTTAGAGAAGCGTTACAACAACGCAATGAAACGTATCACGCAGACCCGTAACGAAGATGCTTTCCAGCTTTACATGAATGCATTCGCTCGAGAAGTCGACCCGCATACTAGTTACTTATCACCTCGTAATGCTGAACAATTCCAATCTGAGATGAATCTCTCTCTTGAAGGTATTGGCGCAGTGCTTCAAATGACGGATGACTACACAGTGATTCGTTCACTTGTCGCAGGCGGTCCAGCATCCAAAAGTAAGCAGTTAGGTGAGGGTGATCGCATCATCGGTGTTGGACAAGATGGTGAAGATGTTGTTGACGTAATTGGTTGGCGTTTAGATGATGTTGTTCAGTTAATTAAAGGCCCTAAAGGGACTAAAGTTAACCTAGAAATCTTGCCTGATGGTAAAGAAGCCAAGAGTTACGTTGTCACTATTGTGCGCGACAAAGTTCGTTTAGAAGATAGGGCAGTCAAATCTGAAGTTATTGAGAAAGACGGTAAGAAAATTGGTGTGCTTGAAGTACCAAGTTTCTATGTTGGTCTCTCGAAAGACACAGATAAACTGATTTCTGAACTCAAAACGAAAAACGTTGATGGCATTATCGTCGATTTGCGTAACAACGGCGGCGGTGCACTAACCGAAGCTACGGCACTGACAGGTTTATTCATCAAAGAAGGTCCTGTTGTTCAAGTCCGTGATAGCTATGGTCGCATCAAAGTTAACGCAGATACTGATGGTCAAGTAAGTTACGATGGCCCGCTGACGGTATTGATCAACCGTTACAGTGCTTCAGCTTCTGAGATCTTTGCTGCAGCACTGCAAGATTACAATCGTGCAGTGATTTTGGGTGAAAACTCATTTGGTAAAGGGACCGTTCAACAACATCGTTCATTGAACCATATCTATGATCTTTTCGACAAAGAGCTTGGCTATGTTCAATACACGATTCAAAAGTTCTACCGTATTGATGGCGGAAGTACTCAGAATCGTGGTGTAGCACCAGATATTGCGTACCCAACCCCAGTGGAACCAAGTGAAACCGGTGAAAGTGTCGAAGATAATGCACTACCTTGGGACAGCATTGATAAAGCGAAATATCAGACATTCGCAAGCAATGACACTTTGGTTACTAAGCTAACAGAGCTTCACAACAAACGTATCGCTGATGAAATGGAGTTCCGTTTTATCAATGAAGATATCGACAAGTATCGTAAAGAGAAGGATGATAACTTATTGTCTCTTAACGAAAAAGTTCGTGAAGAAGAATCAGATGAAGCGGAAGCGTTACGTTTGAAGCGCATCAACGAACGCCAAGTTGCAATGGGCAAAAAACCATTTAAAACTTTGGACGATGTGCCGAAAGACTACGAAGCGCCAGACGTATATCTGGACGAATCTGTAGCAGTCATGGTTGATATGCTAAAAGGCTAA